Proteins encoded together in one Plutella xylostella chromosome 17, ilPluXylo3.1, whole genome shotgun sequence window:
- the LOC105392453 gene encoding uncharacterized protein LOC105392453, with the protein MILRDGGGEAMRRAARWALIFITVSALLGRGAAQLPPADAPSNDTRCGPECLRCGAGGCVKCPQLLVLPGGACADRCPAGSQEAWAHDDLLMGRVCYPGHGYNELIIGGACGLVLCIALVASVAAYARCRSARPQPQPLPQRRDDDAMLRDFHKQLDCLRPHAYTLLSILNHTRHQVRELYQMGNNEAAVAYSCVLSDLAKLLILLNKQCVPVVPEEWPRLACWADRILKRYGRLGHDEQGPVVNYLPSPSSQGSDSETTQQSFSTFKPPSYSSRSFDPTLDKDSQSEWSDVGRPPSYSQIERERESIVLSDPWERRPIVRRESVWLEDEIFENMRRPQDELTTEL; encoded by the exons ATG ATCTTGCGCGATGGTGGCGGTGAAGCGAtgaggcgggcggcgcgctggGCCCTTATCTTCATCACAGTCTCCGCGCTGCTGGGCCGCGGCGCCGCGCAGCTGCCCCCCGCCGACGCACCTAGTAATGACACCC GCTGCGGCCCCGAATGCCTCCgctgcggcgcgggcggctgCGTCAAGTGTCCCCAACTGCTGGTGCTGCCGGGCGGCGCCTGCGCAGACCGCTGCCCCGCCGGCTCGCAGGAGGCCTGGGCGCATGACGACCTGCTCATGGGAAGGGTGTGCTACCCTGGCCATGGGTATAATGAG CTGATAATAGGCGGGGCGTGCGGCCTGGTCCTCTGCATCGCCCTGGTGGCCTCTGTGGCTGCCTACGCACGTTGCCGCTCCGCCCGCCCGCAGCCGCAGCCGCTGCCGCAGCGAAGAGATGATGATGCCATGCTCCGGGACTTCCATAAGCAGCTGGACTGCTTGAGG CCTCATGCCTACACGCTGCTGTCGATCCTCAACCACACGCGGCACCAGGTCCGGGAGCTGTACCAGATGGGCAACAACGAGGCGGCCGTGGCATACAG CTGCGTCCTGTCAGACCTGGCGAAGCTGCTGATCCTGCTGAATAAGCAGTGCGTGCCCGTCGTGCCCGAGGAGTGGCCGCGCCTTGCGTGCTGGGCTGACAG AATACTAAAGCGCTACGGACGCCTTGGTCACGACGAGCAAGGCCCAGTGGTGAACTACCTGCCGTCTCCCTCCAGCCAGGGCTCGGACTCGGAGACCACGCAGCAGTCCTTCTCCACCTTCAAGCCTCCGTCCTACTCGTCGCGGTCCTTCGACCCCACGCTAGACAAGGACAGCCAGAGCGAGTGGAGCGACGTCGGCAGACCGCCCAGCTACTCCCAGATAGAGCGGGAAAGAGAAAGTATTGTTCTCTCAGATCCGTGGGAAAGGAGGCCGATTGTGAGGAGGGAAAGCGTCTGGCTGGAAGACGAGATTTTCGAAAACATGAGGCGGCCACAGGATGAGCTCACCACAGAACTGTAA
- the LOC119691480 gene encoding dynein intermediate chain 3, ciliary produces MVGGFQKTTYIYTKKRRCFGKQVMFTAVAAHLLDSIPACRSDQKLYIQRNPVHAEVQATAPQSEHEANTRTVQTRATGVNHAEGGWPGDVRPDNEEHTDRHRRRATHDDAYIHSILHASPSLKHYIDQNNAIEMYQSYFIDMPQQRPLENYKVRVCNEFRDRAKRPVKCVAWTHETHAKVVASYGQPYPGQENEDTSTNECYVWDINRHTEPVYVFYPTSTCCQLACSEVDPKSIVAGLEDGTVSLFDLRASKYSVVASSPYHSHREAISGLQFMHTRTNSEFFTGSVDGQCLWWDTRALSTPVDQLTMSVKLAPNEQPGLSNAEAISTLEYDRGLPTRFLCGTKSGLVVNVNRVGRSHSEVLGSWWAAQAGAVRAVRRSPCTSRMFLTCGDWTARVWSEEVHAAPIIQFPPFRKQLLDAAWAPLRLSSFMLTCANGYFYYWDLLRKYHEPVTSYKVTEHELTNIAPHEEGKFVAAADSNGSVYLLELSDCMTTSGSNDKQLMQQVYARETAREHILDTRLKEIRLKQRQEREDAAGGAGATGERDEEALDQATAAAYWDTVRHELTKVDVLTTPSSQSIH; encoded by the coding sequence ATGGTTGGCGGATTCCAGAAAACGACCTACATATATACAAAAAAGCGTAGGTGCTTCGGCAAGCAAGTGATGTTCACTGCCGTGGCAGCTCACTTGCTGGACTCCATCCCGGCCTGCAGGAGCGACCAGAAGCTGTATATCCAGCGGAACCCGGTACATGCGGAGGTGCAGGCCACGGCGCCGCAGTCAGAGCACGAGGCAAACACCAGGACGGTACAGACGAGGGCGACAGGCGTGAACCACGCGGAGGGCGGCTGGCCCGGCGACGTGCGCCCCGACAACGAGGAGCACACGgaccgccaccgccgccgcgccacgCACGACGACGCCTACATACACTCCATCCTCCACGCCTCACCCTCCCTCAAACACTACATCGACCAAAACAACGCCATTGAAATGTACCAATCATACTTTATCGATATGCCACAACAACGACCTCTCGAAAACTATAAGGTCAGGGTCTGTAATGAATTCCGAGACCGCGCCAAGCGCCCCGTCAAATGCGTTGCGTGGACGCATGAGACACATGCTAAAGTGGTGGCTTCGTATGGACAACCTTATCCAGGACAGGAAAATGAGGACACATCGACCAACGAATGCTATGTGTGGGATATAAATCGACACACTGAACCAGTTTACGTGTTTTATCCTACAAGTACGTGCTGCCAGCTGGCTTGCTCGGAAGTGGACCCTAAGTCCATCGTCGCAGGGCTGGAAgatggcacggtcagcctgTTCGACTTGCGTGCCAGCAAATATTCAGTCGTCGCTTCCTCACCTTATCACTCCCATCGAGAAGCTATTTCTGGATTACAATTTATGCACACTCGCACTAACTCGGAATTCTTCACGGGCTCGGTCGACGGGCAGTGTCTGTGGTGGGACACGAGGGCTTTATCAACTCCGGTAGATCAGCTAACGATGTCGGTAAAATTGGCTCCTAACGAACAGCCCGGTCTTAGCAACGCAGAAGCCATATCGACGTTGGAGTACGACCGCGGGCTGCCCACGAGGTTCCTCTGCGGGACCAAGTCTGGGCTGGTGGTGAACGTGAACCGCGTGGGCCGGAGCCACTCGGAGGTGCTGGGGTCGTGgtgggcggcgcaggcgggCGCCGTGCGGGCCGTGCGACGGAGCCCCTGCACCTCGCGCATGTTCCTGACGTGCGGGGACTGGACCGCGCGCGTGTGGAGCGAGGAGGTGCACGCGGCGCCCATCATCCAGTTCCCACCCTTCCGCAAGCAGCTCCTGGACGCGGCCTGGGCGCCCCTGCGCCTCTCCAGCTTCATGCTCACCTGCGCCAACGGCTACTTCTACTACTGGGACCTCCTACGGAAGTACCACGAGCCAGTAACGTCATACAAAGTGACCGAACACGAGCTCACAAACATTGCGCCACACGAGGAAGGCAAATTCGTCGCGGCGGCCGACAGTAATGGCTCCGTGTATTTGCTCGAGTTGTCCGACTGCATGACGACATCGGGCAGTAACGACAAGCAGCTGATGCAACAGGTGTACGCGCGTGAGACCGCCCGGGAGCACATACTGGACACGCGCCTGAAGGAGATCCGGCTGAAGCAGCGCCAGGAGCGGGAGGACGCGGCCGGGGGTGCGGGGGCGACAGGGGAGAGGGACGAGGAGGCGCTGGACCAAGCCACCGCCGCTGCGTACTGGGACACCGTCCGACACGAGCTGACCAAAGTGGATGTTTTGACGACCCCAAGCTCACAATCGATTCATTGA